One window of Phycodurus eques isolate BA_2022a chromosome 8, UOR_Pequ_1.1, whole genome shotgun sequence genomic DNA carries:
- the LOC133406200 gene encoding GTPase IMAP family member 8-like, translating to MAHEEEIKEMPERRLVLIGGRRDGKSSSVNTILRDEQFESGRTRTAQCEVRHGIVGGRNLVVVDTPGWKSSPCLSEIPERDKQQFQLYASKCPPGPHAFILVIPTDSRFSFKQKKTLEEHMTLLGEQAWRYSMVLFTFGDYLDNNTIEQHIEREGEALTWLIGKCKNRYHVLNNKDKSNSSQVTQLMEKIDEMVDDNDNSFYMLDNHIFHNIKKKQEEVAQKAKERSRRALEQREEMKMTVSEMEPIQQLRIILLGSRFVGKTYVGNTILGIKENDEGRTTLSQVLQGSVGRTNITIVDTPSWQKGFLACDTPEMIKDRVLQSMFKCPPGPHVFLLVIDADASFNTKHLYAATSHVELFGEGVWKHTMVVFTRGDWQGSHSIEEYIESEGKALQSLVERCWNRYHVLDKMNKDNGTRVDELLEKITLTLAGNGWKHFQPNEMMMKALMEREKKVENATKLRSQLKATRVDKGSAQKLKELRILILGEKMSGKTTAANCLLWSNVFPTQPNDGCLAWQAQVAGRQVTVVDTPGWYRERQCTWEQDQEIVRGLSLSPQGVHAVLFVISLDLKFTKANQETLEDHIKLFGDSVWNHTMVLFTDADTLADRSLEEYIEREHRELQWLVDKCGNKYHCLNVAETSNIRQHNELFEKIEEMTAKNQGRLFRPDIKDIHLRIDEKFQKKKIKDTVQHLIEQQCRSRELELLKGFKEKLEKLHQDIKEIVPAPVALSTGFKGKVKKKAVLSDIEQEIEELNKSIFKSMDRLRNSMDLISKLSGSTQDMDHDLKWLSTLQISTNQDSQLTLDFSESSR from the exons ATGGCACACGAGGAGG AGATAAAAGAGATGCCTGAGAGAAGACTGGTGCTGATCGGTGGTAGACGGGATGGTAAAAGCTCCTCGGTCAACACAATACTGAGAGATGAACAGTTCGAATCCGGCCGGACTCGAACAGCTCAATGCGAAGTGAGACATGGAATAGTGGGGGGCCGGAACCTGGTGGTGGTTGACACTCCGGGATGGAAGAGCTCTCCCTGCCTCAGCGAGATCCCAGAAAGAGACAAGCAACAATTTCAACTCTACGCATCCAAGTGTCCACCTGGACCGCATGCTTTCATCCTCGTCATCCCCACCGATTCTAGGTTCTCCTTTAAGCAGAAGAAGACTTTGGAGGAACACATGACGCTGCTGGGGGAACAGGCGTGGCGATACAGCATGGTGCTGTTCACCTTTGGTGACTACCTGGACAACAACACCATTGAGCAGCACATTGAGCGTGAGGGTGAAGCGCTCACCTGGCTGATAGGAAAGTGTAAGAACAGGTACCACGTGCTCAACAACAAGGACAAGAGCAATTCATCTCAGGTCACTCAGCTGATGGAGAAGATTGACGAAATGGTCGATGACAATGATAACAGCTTCTACATGCTGGACAATCACATATTCCACAACATCAAGAAAAAGCAAGAAGAAGTGGCTCAAAAGGCCAAAGAGCGATCGAGGCGGGCCTTGgaacaaagagaggaaatgaaAATGACTGTTTCAG AAATGGAACCCATCCAGCAACTTCGTATTATTCTCCTGGGCAGCCGCTTTGTCGGGAAAACCTACGTAGGGAACACCATCTTGGGAATCAAAGAAAATGATGAAGGAAGAACAACGCTCTCCCAGGTCCTGCAGGGCTCAGTGGGCAGGACCAACATTACAATTGTGGACACTCCAAGTTGGCAGAAAGGCTTCCTTGCGTGCGACACGCCGGAAATGATCAAGGACAGGGTGCTGCAAAGCATGTTCAAGTGCCCCCCGGGCCCCCACGTTTTCTTGCTGGTGATCGACGCAGATGCCTCGTTTAACACCAAGCACCTGTATGCAGCCACCTCTCATGTAGAGCTGTTCGGAGAGGGTGTGTGGAAACACACAATGGTGGTGTTCACCCGAGGAGACTGGCAAGGGTCGCACAGCATAGAAGAATACATCGAGAGCGAGGGGAAAGCCCTGCAGTCGCTTGTGGAGCGATGCTGGAACAGATATCACGTTTTGGacaagatgaacaaagacaacgGCACCCGGGTTGACGAGCTGCTGGAGAAAATCACGCTGACTCTGGCAGGGAACGGATGGAAACATTTTCAACCCAATGAGATGATGATGAAGGCTTtgatggagagagaaaaaaaagtggaaaacgcCACCAAACTGAGAAGTCAACTCAAGGCCACCAGAGTAGACAAAG GTTCTGCCCAAAAGCTGAAGGAGCTGAGAATTTTGATTCTTGGTGAAAAGATGTCAGGAAAGACAACAGCAGCAAATTGCCTCCTGTGGAGCAACGTGTTTCCCACTCAACCGAATGACGGGTGTCTGGCCTGGCAGGCACAGGTCGCTGGCAGGCAAGTCACAGTGGTCGACACCCCGGGCTGGTATCGCGAGCGCCAATGCACCTGGGAGCAGGACCAAGAAATAGTCCGAGGTCTGAGCCTGAGCCCTCAGGGGGTCCACGCTGTTCTGTTTGTGATTTCCCTGGATTTGAAATTCACCAAGGCCAATCAGGAGACCCTAGAGGATCATATTAAGCTCTTTGGCGACAGCGTCTGGAACCATACAATGGTTCTGTTCACAGACGCGGACACCTTGGCTGACAGATCCCTGGAGGAGTATATCGAGAGGGAGCACAGAGAGCTGCAGTGGTTGGTAGACAAGTGTGGAAACAAATACCACTGTCTGAACGTCGCAGAGACAAGCAACATTCGCCAGCACAACGAGCTGTTTGAGAAGATAGAGGAGATGACAGCAAAGAACCAGGGCCGCCTCTTCCGACCCGACATAAAAGACATCCACCTGAGGATTGATGAGAAGTtccagaagaagaaaatcaaAGATACTGTGCAACATTTGATAGAGCAGCAGTGCAGGAGCCGAGAACTGGAACTGTTGAAGGGCTTCAAGGAGAAGCTCGAAAAGCTGCATCAGGACATTAAGGAGATTGTCCCCGCTCCAGTGGCACTAA GCACAGGTTTCAAGGGCAAGGTGAAGAAGAAAGCTGTCCTGTCAGATATTGAACAAGAGATTGAAGAGCTGAATAAGAgcattttcaagtcaatggatCGTCTTCGGAACAGCATGGACTTAATCAGTAAAT TGAGTGGATCCACCCAAGACATGGATCACGATCTCAAATGGTTGTCTACGCTTCAAATCAGCACAAATCAAGACTCCCAGCTCACACTCGACTTTTCAGAGTCATCGAGATAG
- the impact gene encoding protein IMPACT isoform X2, which yields MADTINIENEGDDLHSQMEEVEALSSIYGDEWCAIDEASRIFCIKISNDTEETKLTACLQIILPPDYPSAAPPIYQINAAWLRGSERVRLANSLEDLYVEHAGESILYMWVEKIREFLLEKAQDSATVAQSEKVTLTAEEDLDDGDGPDFAGLTLSAEAAQHFLEHANDEEVPPIKHGGCITDRRSTFQSHLAPVVAPRQVKTVLERLYDNKKIASATHNVYAYRIYCEDKKSFLQDCEDDGETAAGGRLLHLLQGLCSFITDTVAIRILIHGQPHDSGRA from the exons ATGGCCGACACTATAAATATAGAGAATGAAGGAGACGATTTACACTCACAA ATGGAGGAAGTGGAGGCGCTGTCGTCCATCTACGGTGACGAATGGTGTGCCATCGACGAGGCCTCCAGGATATTTTGCATCAAAATATCAAACGACACGGAGGAGACTAAACTGACGGCGTGTTTGCAG ATAATTCTCCCGCCTGATTATCCCAGCGCGGCCCCGCCAATCTACCAGATCAA TGCCGCGTGGCTGCGGGGTTCAGAGAGGGTTAGATTGGCCAACAGCCTGGAAGACCTTTACGT GGAGCACGCAGGGGAGAGCATTCTCTACATGTGGGTGGAAAAGATCAGAGAATTCCTGCTCGAAAAAGCTCAAGACTCGGCAACAG TGGCGCAGTCAGAGAAGGTGACCCTCACCGCGGAGGAGGATCTGGACGACGGAGACGGGCCGGACTTTGCAGGGCTCACGTTGAGCGCGGAGGCTGCGCAACATTTCCTGGAACACGCAAACG ATGAAGAGGTGCCGCCGATCAAACACGGCGGCTGCATCACGGACCGCCGCAGCACCTTCCAGTCTCACCTGGCTCCTGTGGTGGCGCCAAGACAG GTCAAAACCGTGCTGGAGAGACTGTACGACAACAAGAAGATCGCCAGCGCCACTCACAACGTCTACGCGTACAG gATCTACTGCGAGGACAAGAAGAGCTTCCTGCAGGACTGCGAGGACGACGGCGAGACGGCGGCAGGTGGCAGGTTGCTCCATTTGCTGCAG GGATTGTGCAGCTTCATCACTGACACCGTTGCGATACGCATCTTGATACACGGCCAACCACATG ATTCTGGACGTGCGTAA
- the impact gene encoding protein IMPACT isoform X1: MADTINIENEGDDLHSQMEEVEALSSIYGDEWCAIDEASRIFCIKISNDTEETKLTACLQIILPPDYPSAAPPIYQINAAWLRGSERVRLANSLEDLYVEHAGESILYMWVEKIREFLLEKAQDSATVAQSEKVTLTAEEDLDDGDGPDFAGLTLSAEAAQHFLEHANDEEVPPIKHGGCITDRRSTFQSHLAPVVAPRQVKTVLERLYDNKKIASATHNVYAYRIYCEDKKSFLQDCEDDGETAAGGRLLHLLQILDVRNVLVVVSRWYGGILLGPDRFKHINNCARSILVEEGYTASSDDVAKSAGKAKRLKGKKTK; this comes from the exons ATGGCCGACACTATAAATATAGAGAATGAAGGAGACGATTTACACTCACAA ATGGAGGAAGTGGAGGCGCTGTCGTCCATCTACGGTGACGAATGGTGTGCCATCGACGAGGCCTCCAGGATATTTTGCATCAAAATATCAAACGACACGGAGGAGACTAAACTGACGGCGTGTTTGCAG ATAATTCTCCCGCCTGATTATCCCAGCGCGGCCCCGCCAATCTACCAGATCAA TGCCGCGTGGCTGCGGGGTTCAGAGAGGGTTAGATTGGCCAACAGCCTGGAAGACCTTTACGT GGAGCACGCAGGGGAGAGCATTCTCTACATGTGGGTGGAAAAGATCAGAGAATTCCTGCTCGAAAAAGCTCAAGACTCGGCAACAG TGGCGCAGTCAGAGAAGGTGACCCTCACCGCGGAGGAGGATCTGGACGACGGAGACGGGCCGGACTTTGCAGGGCTCACGTTGAGCGCGGAGGCTGCGCAACATTTCCTGGAACACGCAAACG ATGAAGAGGTGCCGCCGATCAAACACGGCGGCTGCATCACGGACCGCCGCAGCACCTTCCAGTCTCACCTGGCTCCTGTGGTGGCGCCAAGACAG GTCAAAACCGTGCTGGAGAGACTGTACGACAACAAGAAGATCGCCAGCGCCACTCACAACGTCTACGCGTACAG gATCTACTGCGAGGACAAGAAGAGCTTCCTGCAGGACTGCGAGGACGACGGCGAGACGGCGGCAGGTGGCAGGTTGCTCCATTTGCTGCAG ATTCTGGACGTGCGTAACGTGCTGGTGGTGGTGTCCCGGTGGTATGGAGGGATTCTGCTGGGTCCTGACCGCTTCAAGCACATCAACAACTGTGCTCGAAGCATATTGGTGGAAGAGGGATACACCGCCTCATCT GATGATGTCGCCAAATCAGCGGGGAAAGCAAAACGGTTAAAGGGCAAGAAGACAAAATAA